A genomic region of Botrytis cinerea B05.10 chromosome 9, complete sequence contains the following coding sequences:
- the Bcrrg9 gene encoding Bcrrg9 — MSCSCTTKTLRLFIRHVAQLDLAASSTSTHHRPKSLNIRRFNAPSVSYPSPPYSRAYSLAYSPQLVRSSDEDAPIKDQEEVSSATEGRKDTTHDEIDYLDDLFMEITPESIDALAAETRSELADFQSREPEESIQSTETMEGLWIQREPIDIFSKPLKKARWITDEEKIRFRSIKIDNAVSHSPQASTSDKNMVDDGWVPPKRKNWMEQKAALKEKFPEGWKPMKRLSPEAQAGIRALHAQYPEQYSTAALADHFQVSAEAIRRILRSTWVPKPEEEADRERRWFQRGKNIWGKYAELGVKPPRKWREEGIGRGKPEWMKKAAPVLTTSRPGNSQPRRPATISLDDEMEDRIL; from the coding sequence ATGTCTTGCTCTTGTACAACAAAAACTCTTCGATTGTTTATTCGCCATGTAGCCCAACTTGATCTGGCTGCATCAAGCACCTCCACGCATCATCGTCCGAAAAGTCTCAACATTCGAAGGTTCAATGCCCCCTCAGTCTcatatccatctcctccataCTCGAGAGCATACTCATTGGCATATTCACCTCAACTTGTCAGAAGCAGTGATGAAGACGCCCCCATCAAAGACCAGGAAGAAGTTTCATCTGCGACGGAAGGACGCAAAGACACTACACATGAcgaaattgattatttagaTGACTTATTCATGGAAATTACACCAGAGTCGATAGATGCCCTTGCTGCGGAGACTCGATCTGAGTTGGCAGATTTTCAATCACGAGAACCAGAGGAATCGATTCAATCAACAGAGACAATGGAGGGGTTGTGGATCCAGAGAGAGCCGATAGACATATTTTCAAAACCGTTGAAGAAGGCAAGGTGGATTACGGACGAGGAAAAAATCAGGTTTAGAAGCATCAAAATCGACAACGCAGTATCACATTCTCCACAGGCCAGCACATCGGATAAAAACATGGTAGATGATGGTTGGGTACCCCCGAAGCGGAAAAATTGGATGGAACAAAAAGCAGCATTGAAGGAAAAATTCCCTGAAGGTTGGAAGCCGATGAAGAGATTGTCGCCAGAAGCGCAGGCAGGGATTCGAGCATTGCATGCTCAATACCCCGAGCAATATTCAACGGCTGCACTGGCCGATCATTTTCAGGTATCTGCAGAAGCAATCCGGAGAATACTGAGAAGTACATGGGTACCGAAGCCAGAAGAGGAAGCCGACCGGGAGAGGAGATGGTTTCAGAGAGGGAAGAACATATGGGGTAAATATGCTGAATTGGGAGTAAAACCACCCCGGAagtggagagaggaggggatAGGTAGGGGTAAACCGGAGTGGATGAAGAAAGCAGCTCCTGTCCTTACAACTAGTCGACCTGGGAACTCGCAACCTCGAAGGCCAGCGACTATCAGTCTCGATGACGAAATGGAGGACAGGATCCTTTGA